tttgtaacttcTAACAGCTCAAAATTCAAGAACAGTAAATTATTAGTAATTAACTAATAAATTAACCTTATTAGGTGCTCATTGtacaaaaattatttaaatttttaatggTGAAAATCAAAATTTCTATTCTATaggcttaattatttatttattagtttttttttgtttcttttaaataaaaatgtcattttttatttttaaaatacatattgaatatttatttttcaaaagtaCAGTGAAGCATTTGCTCCCTCCCACTGGACCCAATACCACTCTGTCCTAGGATATATTAGTCCAATCCAATATAGGAGAAGGtgaatatcaaaataatatatatttttttttttgaaaaaaaccaaaataacaCTTTTATGATAATACACAAAAATCCATAAATCATGAAATAATATTAATACAACAATAAACTATTTGATTTTGACCAAGGATTAGGCTAAAAGTTGATACACAATAATAATCTTTTCTCAGATATATTGCAACCACTAATATAAAATTCCTTGCTTATAAAAGTTGACATTTTAAAGTAAGTGACTTCCTTATAAAGAACCAATTTTCCAGTGCTCTTAATTGCATTATTGTTTGTAGACTTTGCATTATTTTTGCTGatatatttcttcttcttaaCAATGTGGAGTGTTGATAAAGATAAGATTAAGAATTGCATGTGATATGCTTCCTTAGAATATAAGTTTTAACAACTTTGCTTCAATTAATATGTTTGCTGCCACTGTCTCAATCATGAGGTGTCAAATAATCTTGCTTAGATTTTCTATCTAAGAAGAATTGTATAGTCTGGCTTGGGGGTCAGGACTCAGAACGGTTgtcttttttatatatttatttatttatatattattttttatggaattttttatgtattaattatTCTTTTGCagcaatatttatttttattttaaattaacatAGACATGCACATTGCACTGTGCACATAGTTTTGTGTCTGACAATAAAATATTAGAAATCTATCAAGGATAAACCAAAACAGAAAGCCAAAAATTCTGTTTTGGGCTTGTATGCACGTTGTTTTTTGAAGAACAtgttgctttgcatgactatataATTTATCATATACATGTAATTTGAAATTGCAAAACATGTTTTTTAGATTGTGGTATATTTGACAAATAATAAACAAACTTTGTActcattaaaaataaaaacaacttAGGTTTCGGATGATAATCAATGTGGTTACCAAGTTATTAAAATGGTTACTTATGGTAACTAACATTATTACTTGGAGTAACCAATTATATATGATTAACAAAACAAAGCAATATCTACATTTTCGTTTTGCTTGAAACATAGTATCTCAAATCTTTTAAGTTCCgattcaaattttaattttttttaataccaaACTACTGAACTAGGTTTGCAAATCATTCACAAATATTTATTACCACTAAATTATGTGATCTTTATTATTCTAAAGAATAAATGGCAAAGCAATAAAAATTTGCAGACcatcaaatattttttttgtctGTCGATAAATTTAAGCATGTAAGTATAGAGAGAATCAATTAAGTACATACTGCACAATGGTAGAAGAGACCATCATATAAAAGGCTtgaacaaattttatttttaaagaaaGAACAAGGATTTCATTTAATGAAAAACAAAGAACAAATCCAATACATATGCTCCAATCAGCCAATACAGCAAATGAATATCCTAAGAGGTGGAATAACGGTAACACAGGCCCAACATGACCGGCATAACATGGCATACAAGCCGAAGTCATGGCCAATATCAAACACCATACTCTCCCAAGATAATAGATAATGAAGAACACCAGAGTACTCGCTCTTTACCCTGCCAATTGTAAGAAGTACAAATCTGAAACATTTAAATCATTTTAGGAAGAGCAAAACATGACAAactcaataaacatatcacacattTCAGTGGATTGAGAACAAAATGAAATACAATACGTTCTTTATAGAAGATCAGCAGCTTTGAACCAGAATATAAATCATGATTTATAGACAATACATGTAAAAAAACAGTTACTCTTTTTAAAGACACTTTCTTGGCTGTTATACCATCTCAAAGTTATAATCCTTGCAAAGTATTCTTAAAGTGGAAACAGTAAACATATTTCGCAAATTTGTACATTTGATGCTCATCTTGCTAGCAGTTTCATGGATTCAAATTACTCAAGATCGTTTTTCCCCCTATTCAAGATATCATGGCCCTCGGTTCGGCAATTCATTATGCTTCGGAACACTTCTCTTAGTTGACGCTCCAATGGATCCAATCCATTCCGAAAACTTTCACAAACCATAGCTATCTCTTGCACCCTTTGTTCAACCTCCTCCTTGTGCTCTTCTGTCAAGGGAAACTGAACTGAATCCACCAAGTCAGTCATGTGGCGTGCACATCTTTCAACCTGATAAATCTCCCTCAACAATCCATTGGTGTTTCGATTCTCTCTCTTTTTTGATTCTTCCAAAATTCGATTGAGGAGTGACATCAACAGCGTTCCCCATGAGAAATTCCGAGGCACTGAAAAATGGACATTAAGACTGCGATCCTGACATGGGATTGCAGCCACAAGAGTCCACAAAACAAACATGAGCACGAAACTCATTGTGAAAACAGGCACTGCGAGCCCATTTGTAGCCACAATCTCGTTCCCACGAGGTGGTACCAAGTTTGTGGCAATAGATTGCAGTTGTTTTGCAGCTGACCAAGAATTGGATACACTCCACGAAAGAGACCGAGAATGCCCTGAAGATTGAACACGATGGTGAGAATGATGATCCTTCTTTGTGTTATGACGACCAAAAGACATGTTCCTGTGAGAAAACATTGAACCAGAGTCCCTTTCATCGAGCATTACTAGTGCCAAATCCACCAAAGCCTTTCTAGCACGGCGGAATTGCCCCTCACTCAATGCCCTCTTCTGCGAGTCCAAGGCGCACACAACAATGTCCAAAAGTTTATGCCATGACCTGATCTTCTCAATCCCATCGCGGGTGGCATTACAGATATCGAGCCCTTTCACAATCCTTTCAAAGAAATCATCAATCAATCGCTCCAACGGTGGCTTAGATACCTCTGCTTTATTTTTCAACAGAAGAACTCTGAAGTCCTCCAAAGAGGAAATGAAAGCATCCAAAAGCTTTTGAATCCATGGGATTGAAAGTAATTCATCATTGCCAGCACTCGAAAGGTCCTGGAATCGTTCAGTTACACGCTGTTGGAAGAACTCGAGCTCAGATTCGAGGGCACTAGAGTCCTGATTAGTCTCCATTGAGTGAACCTGTTCTCTCCTAAAACTCCAAATTGATCGACCAAATGCGGCCAAAGGTGAAGAAGTGCCTGAGTTTTCCGTCGAAGGCATTGTTACAAGATTCCAAAACAAAAAAGCCCTTGATCTTAGTACTCAACACAACAACACCAACAGTCACAAAAACTCAGTACAAACCCATTGATATTTAGCTAAAAAGCCCTCGACCCAAAACCTCAACTCTCAAAATCTTCGAAACCCCACTTCCAATTCAGTCTACTGCAACAGTTAAAACCAAAATTCAGAAATGTTTTCACCATTAAAGTTGAGAAATTGTGCAAACTTGTACAACACTTAAACCACAAAATTTCCGTTTCCAaaaaagaaaaacccagaaaatttcaCCCAGATCATAGGGCTCAATAACCAGGCTTATATAAAtggttcaaaaaataaaaataaaaaatcaagacGTTACATCAAAAAAAAGGAGCAAAGACATTTCTAGAATCCAATCAATATCATTTCCAAatagaaaaacaaaaaataaaaatgcaaaCATTAGTACCATACATTTTcgaaaaaatattgaaaaaaaaaacataaaatcaaataataaaaggAAAGGAGGAAGAAAATGGCTTACTTGGTCAGATGTGGTGAGACTATTGTCGAGAAAAGACAAAGACATGTggaaagaattaatttattacaGATAAAGAGGTTCTTGAAACCCGGCGAGGACACGAGCCCCTCGCTTCGGAGACCTAAATCTACGACCCAAAGCTACACATACTTTTatacatttatttttttaaaaatattaattaaaaaagatAAGGAGATATTAAATGGCTTTATATTAggtaaattaatattaaatttcaTGTTTAAGGAGAAACTAGGGGATCTCTATGCATGTTGTGTCAGCTACAAGTTGGGAAAGACGTTacattataatttattaattgattaaaaagACAAAGTTATTAATTATATCCTTAAATCATATTTTTGGACAATTATTCTCTTGATATAGTGAATTAGCATGTTATATAGGAAATTTCTTTGGTAGGGGTTTCAAAAAGAGCCCTACCGGTGGAgctcttttgtgttctcaacTTGTGAaagttttcggcgcaatttttttatgaccgtatatattgtagttatttagagcatcctgcaaattttcagaaaattctgaataatttacagtattgaaaactagtttaaaaacaggttgttgcactcgtgctaatttttttatgcgtgtggaaaataatatgtttaaacctagttttcggcactaaaattattcagaattttctgaaaatttgcaggatgctctaaataactataatatacacaatcataaaaaaaatcgcgccgaaaattgtTCATAGGTCATAAATACAAAAGAGCCCCACCGGTGGGGCTCTTGAAGCCCCTACCATAGAatagtcatattatatatatccttctgttatccctaaaaaatggagatcgatgacgtggcaatagaggtgacaagtggcagtacatggtccataaaagacacattaaatagtcaataaatacattgactcctcagagttgtgataaaattttgactggcttgagaagtgtcacgaccgaccagtcatgacattactgcccaggagtgacattgctgcccaagAGTGGCATGCTAGACcggagtgccatgttagaggagagacatggcatgctagaccagagtgccatgttagaggagagacatgacatgctagaccagagtgccatgttagacgagagacatggcatgttagaccagagtgccatgttagactagcatgcacatgtcctagcacttgcatatgtccagcatgcatgtgtccgaccagcacttgcatatgtccagcatgcatgtgtctgaccagcacttgcatatgtccagcatgcatatgttcGACCAGCATGTGCATGTCCTACCaacaagtgcatgtcctaccagccaagtgcgtgactgtccagtagaggtgtgttcgaccagcttgaaggagatatgggtcgaccagatagaggaggactaagtcaagattcctggaaacggcttcaacaagaaccggtgttggcacacgcgggaatatctcatttttcccacaaattgggtgttctgttaaattttgaatatttttgtaatttaaatataataagaataatgaaatatctcgattctaggggatatcagatgtatgatcctaagcctataaatatatggcttatgggattagaaatggggcttcttcttctttttggactTTTGAGAAATTTTGgatctgagttttctagagagagaaagtgcttgcatctgaaagaattcttgtattcttgtaatctgtactgaagaaactcagttggctaagttcatctgatcttgagtacagatctataatcacaactctaagtggattagactattaccaacatattgaggctg
The Humulus lupulus chromosome 6, drHumLupu1.1, whole genome shotgun sequence DNA segment above includes these coding regions:
- the LOC133782084 gene encoding protein BYPASS1-LIKE-like, with translation MPSTENSGTSSPLAAFGRSIWSFRREQVHSMETNQDSSALESELEFFQQRVTERFQDLSSAGNDELLSIPWIQKLLDAFISSLEDFRVLLLKNKAEVSKPPLERLIDDFFERIVKGLDICNATRDGIEKIRSWHKLLDIVVCALDSQKRALSEGQFRRARKALVDLALVMLDERDSGSMFSHRNMSFGRHNTKKDHHSHHRVQSSGHSRSLSWSVSNSWSAAKQLQSIATNLVPPRGNEIVATNGLAVPVFTMSFVLMFVLWTLVAAIPCQDRSLNVHFSVPRNFSWGTLLMSLLNRILEESKKRENRNTNGLLREIYQVERCARHMTDLVDSVQFPLTEEHKEEVEQRVQEIAMVCESFRNGLDPLERQLREVFRSIMNCRTEGHDILNRGKNDLE